In Sphingobacterium sp. lm-10, one DNA window encodes the following:
- a CDS encoding tetratricopeptide repeat protein, which yields MNTKKCLFITGVLAISMSTVFGQSGNLRKAKSAYTKYEELGGPEAGELSAKMLKDGVEPIEAAIEHEKTKDNPETWTVYSLIYSNLAFAEKNGEYAEKAITGLAKANELDTDKKNETNINAAKVNLRNFYQTTGYEEWKNENFKGAAEEFDKGLALMPGDTTLTYFGALAAIQTQDYPTAIKKYEALLPHEDHSEYRMIRADLPKLYLSTGDTTKALEYAAAAAEAFPDDNDIVMQNIELNLITGNEEKIISGIESQLERDASNKTLHYYLGTAYASNDNDEKALASYKKALEIDPDYVEANLNSAAIIMNMANQALMDLNGDKSVSDGDYNTRVEKIKAEMGQAVPYLEKALNKDPKNTNALSNLKSYYNFIQDEDKANEVQARLEAAR from the coding sequence ATGAATACCAAGAAATGTCTTTTTATAACCGGAGTCTTAGCGATTTCGATGAGTACGGTCTTCGGACAGAGTGGTAACCTCAGAAAAGCTAAATCTGCGTATACCAAATACGAAGAGTTAGGTGGGCCAGAGGCGGGTGAGCTGTCTGCAAAAATGTTGAAGGATGGTGTTGAGCCTATCGAGGCAGCAATTGAGCACGAGAAAACAAAAGATAATCCAGAAACCTGGACCGTTTATTCTTTAATTTATTCAAACCTAGCTTTTGCAGAGAAAAATGGCGAGTATGCTGAAAAAGCAATCACGGGTTTAGCTAAAGCAAATGAACTAGATACCGATAAGAAAAACGAAACGAATATCAACGCGGCAAAAGTCAACCTACGCAACTTCTACCAAACTACTGGATATGAAGAGTGGAAAAACGAAAACTTCAAAGGCGCTGCCGAAGAGTTTGACAAGGGTTTGGCATTGATGCCAGGCGATACGACTTTGACGTACTTTGGAGCATTGGCTGCAATCCAAACACAAGACTACCCCACTGCGATCAAAAAATACGAGGCCTTACTTCCTCACGAAGACCATTCGGAATATCGAATGATCAGAGCGGATTTGCCGAAGTTATATCTATCTACGGGTGATACCACCAAAGCCTTAGAATATGCTGCTGCAGCTGCGGAAGCATTTCCTGATGACAATGATATCGTAATGCAAAACATCGAGTTGAACCTGATCACAGGTAACGAAGAGAAAATCATCAGCGGTATCGAAAGTCAACTAGAGCGTGACGCAAGCAACAAAACGTTGCATTATTATTTGGGTACTGCTTATGCGTCCAATGATAATGACGAAAAAGCATTGGCTTCTTACAAAAAAGCCTTGGAAATCGATCCTGATTATGTAGAGGCAAATTTAAACTCTGCTGCAATCATCATGAATATGGCAAATCAAGCCTTAATGGATCTTAATGGCGACAAGTCTGTTTCTGATGGCGATTACAATACACGTGTAGAGAAAATAAAAGCAGAAATGGGACAAGCGGTTCCTTACTTGGAAAAAGCGTTAAACAAAGATCCAAAAAACACGAATGCATTGAGTAACTTAAAAAGTTATTACAACTTCATTCAAGATGAAGATAAAGCGAATGAAGTACAAGCTAGATTAGAGGCTGCTCGCTAG
- a CDS encoding glutamine synthetase III, producing the protein MSFLRFQSVNSAGSREINHEGYAESKKAIAIYGKSVFTVDKMRDYLPKPTFVELKDSIEGGKRISRELAEDIAQAMKSWALANGASHYTHWFQPLTGSTAEKHDAFFEPDSNGLAIEKFTADALVQQEPDASSFPNGGIRNTFEARGYTAWDPSSPAFLFETGGGKTLCIPTVFVSYTGESLDYKAPLLKAVSAVDKAATEVAQLFDKSVNKVTASLGIEQEYFLVDLSMYNARPDLQLTGRTLFGHMAAKGQQLDDHYFGAIPERVLAFMVDLENEALKLGIPLKTRHNEVAPTQFECAPMFEEINLAIDHNQLLMNLMEQVAKRHHFKVLLHEKPYSGINGSGKHNNWSLITNTGVNLLAPGKTPKNNLMFLTFFVNTIKAVSSYADLLRASIASHSNDHRLGANEAPPAIISIFLGSQLDEILDEVESARIAKKVRNEANLWHGIPKIPDLKMDNTDRNRTSPFAFTGNKFEFRAVGSSANSALPMTILNAIVANQLIEFKIEVDKQIKKGTKKDLALLNVVRRYIKESKAIRFEGNGYSDEWAQEAEARGLSNIKSTPKALDVYVAEESLALFEKLGIYSKRESEARHEILLENFYKKLQIEARVITELTNSLIAPACFAYQNQLIENVKGLKDLGLPAEAFSSQKNFIERISSHINIALEKSEAMRQERKKANEIEDIRERAIAYDESVKPYFDEIRYHVNKLEKIVDDNKWPLPKLRELLFIH; encoded by the coding sequence ATGTCATTCTTACGGTTTCAATCTGTAAATTCAGCTGGTTCAAGAGAAATTAACCACGAAGGATATGCAGAGTCAAAAAAAGCCATAGCGATTTATGGTAAAAGTGTGTTTACAGTAGATAAAATGCGGGACTACCTGCCTAAGCCTACCTTTGTAGAACTTAAAGATTCTATAGAAGGCGGTAAACGCATTTCTCGCGAATTAGCAGAAGATATTGCGCAAGCCATGAAATCATGGGCTTTGGCCAATGGTGCTTCTCACTACACACACTGGTTTCAGCCACTTACCGGATCCACTGCCGAGAAACACGATGCATTCTTTGAGCCGGATAGCAACGGATTAGCAATAGAGAAATTTACAGCAGATGCGCTGGTTCAGCAAGAACCTGATGCTTCCTCCTTTCCAAATGGTGGTATTCGTAATACGTTTGAAGCGCGCGGATACACGGCTTGGGATCCTTCTTCACCAGCCTTCTTATTTGAAACAGGCGGTGGCAAAACGTTGTGCATTCCTACCGTTTTTGTATCGTACACAGGCGAGTCGTTAGATTATAAAGCACCTTTGTTGAAAGCGGTATCTGCTGTTGATAAAGCAGCTACGGAGGTGGCGCAGCTTTTCGACAAATCTGTTAATAAAGTAACTGCTTCATTGGGTATTGAGCAAGAATACTTTTTAGTCGATTTATCGATGTACAATGCACGCCCTGACTTGCAGTTAACCGGTCGTACTTTGTTCGGTCATATGGCTGCTAAGGGTCAACAGTTGGATGACCACTATTTCGGAGCTATTCCTGAGCGTGTTTTAGCGTTTATGGTCGACTTAGAGAACGAGGCATTGAAATTAGGTATTCCTTTGAAAACGCGTCATAACGAGGTTGCGCCAACACAGTTCGAGTGTGCACCTATGTTTGAAGAGATTAACTTGGCGATCGATCACAATCAATTGTTGATGAATTTGATGGAGCAAGTTGCTAAACGTCATCACTTCAAAGTCCTTTTGCACGAAAAACCATACAGCGGAATCAATGGATCTGGTAAGCATAACAACTGGTCATTGATTACCAATACAGGTGTCAATTTACTTGCTCCTGGCAAAACACCTAAAAACAACTTGATGTTTTTGACATTCTTTGTCAATACCATTAAAGCGGTTTCTTCGTATGCTGATCTGTTGCGTGCGTCTATTGCCAGTCACTCTAATGACCATCGCTTAGGGGCAAATGAGGCTCCTCCTGCGATTATTTCTATCTTCCTGGGCTCTCAGCTAGATGAGATTTTAGACGAGGTAGAATCGGCTCGCATAGCGAAAAAGGTACGGAATGAAGCTAACCTATGGCATGGCATTCCGAAGATTCCTGATTTGAAAATGGATAATACCGATCGTAACCGTACATCACCATTTGCATTTACAGGTAATAAATTTGAATTCCGCGCAGTGGGTTCTTCGGCCAATTCTGCTTTACCAATGACGATCTTGAATGCGATTGTAGCAAACCAGTTGATCGAGTTCAAAATCGAAGTAGATAAGCAGATCAAAAAAGGTACTAAGAAAGATTTGGCATTACTAAACGTAGTGCGTAGATATATTAAGGAATCTAAAGCGATCCGATTCGAAGGCAATGGATATAGCGACGAATGGGCACAGGAAGCTGAAGCTCGTGGTCTTTCTAATATCAAATCTACACCTAAAGCATTGGATGTATACGTAGCAGAAGAGTCTTTAGCTTTATTCGAAAAATTGGGTATTTACTCCAAACGGGAATCGGAAGCGAGACACGAAATTTTGTTGGAGAACTTCTATAAGAAATTGCAAATCGAAGCACGTGTGATTACCGAGTTGACTAACAGTTTAATTGCACCAGCTTGTTTTGCATATCAGAATCAATTGATCGAAAATGTGAAAGGACTGAAAGATCTTGGTTTGCCGGCAGAAGCATTTAGCTCACAGAAAAACTTTATCGAGCGTATTTCTTCCCATATCAATATTGCTTTAGAGAAGTCGGAAGCAATGCGTCAGGAACGTAAAAAAGCGAACGAAATTGAAGATATCCGTGAACGTGCTATTGCCTACGATGAGTCTGTTAAGCCATACTTTGACGAGATTCGTTACCACGTTAATAAACTAGAGAAGATAGTAGATGATAACAAATGGCCATTGCCGAAGTTGCGTGAGCTATTGTTCATTCACTAA
- a CDS encoding prolyl oligopeptidase family serine peptidase — protein sequence MNNWSKLCLALSTFVSVQAIAQKPPLNHGVYDDWKNIGTANLSKSGNFLHYTITPQEGDALVELKDQRNTLLLRVPRGDNASLTENDAFFITGIKPFFSAVREAKIKKKKSEDMPKDSLLIFNVNAKTAPSKYADVKSYKLARNSREYVAFLAESKPAIVASDTVALKDSTTVSKNAPARNKAKAKTILHLLHLPTGDTTNFEGVDQYEWSADEKQLLITKKGDDKDSTLAQNAGLYLYTIADKSLKKISHGKGTYKQFSFSDDQSQLSFVAFKGDDKTLSKEYKLYYYTAQQDSAKVIGQQSSAGVPKNWWVSGDASLNFSADGQKLYLGLAPIPLVKDTTLVEFEHAKLDIWHWKDDYLQPQQLVNLKRDQARSFAAVVYPQSSGSIIPLSDETFNRVITTDSGNEEWVLVTSDYGNRIQSQWDLGTRSNIYKVSTKTGKNELILPNLSGQAYLSPKAEYAVFFDRETGSWHSYDIGKNVRKSLHEGLYVDFVDEENDVPALPGSYGLAGWSKDGQTVYIYDRYDIWAFDLSGKKPYMITNGYGRANKIELRTLRLAREDNPRWRTSYLSDKDQFLTAFDETTKENGFYSINSTKRSSDPKKILMQPKTYRRLMANADLSQVIYTKEDYQNSPDLYINNAKMDQERRLTEINTQQDSYNWGTAELVRWETPHGHAASGILYKPEDFDPNKKYPIIAYFYEKLSNGLYAYQAPAPTPSRLNIPYFVSNGYLVFAPDIAYETGYPGQAAEEYINSGMQNLARSNSWVDSTKMGIQGQSWGGYQVAHLITRTNMYAAAWTGAPVVNMTSAYGGIRWGSGMSRQFQYENTQSRIGQTLWEARDLYIENSPLFFMDRVNTPVVIMHNDQDGAVPWYQGIEMFTALRRLQKPVWLLNYNGDDHNLIQRQNRKDIQQREVQFFDHFLKGKPAPAWISSGVPAIHKGIEWGLDI from the coding sequence ATGAATAATTGGAGCAAATTATGTCTTGCACTGAGCACCTTTGTTAGCGTGCAAGCCATAGCACAAAAACCACCTTTAAACCATGGTGTATACGATGATTGGAAAAATATCGGTACAGCAAACCTGAGCAAATCGGGTAACTTTCTGCACTACACAATCACGCCGCAAGAAGGGGATGCTCTGGTAGAGCTAAAAGACCAAAGAAATACCTTATTACTGCGCGTGCCGCGGGGAGATAACGCCAGCTTGACAGAAAATGACGCTTTTTTTATTACTGGAATTAAACCCTTTTTTAGTGCCGTAAGAGAAGCTAAGATCAAGAAAAAGAAGTCTGAAGACATGCCGAAAGATTCGTTGCTGATCTTTAATGTCAATGCCAAAACGGCGCCTTCGAAATATGCCGATGTAAAATCGTATAAGCTGGCGCGCAATAGCCGGGAGTATGTGGCATTTCTGGCGGAAAGTAAGCCAGCTATCGTAGCGAGCGACACCGTAGCACTCAAGGATAGTACGACGGTAAGCAAAAATGCTCCAGCCAGAAACAAGGCTAAAGCTAAAACAATTTTGCACCTTTTGCACCTGCCTACCGGGGATACTACCAACTTTGAAGGAGTAGATCAATACGAGTGGAGTGCCGATGAAAAGCAACTTTTGATTACCAAAAAAGGGGATGATAAGGACAGCACCCTAGCACAAAACGCTGGACTGTACCTGTACACGATAGCAGACAAATCCTTAAAGAAAATCAGTCACGGTAAAGGCACGTATAAACAATTTAGCTTCTCTGACGATCAATCCCAGCTTTCCTTCGTAGCCTTTAAAGGAGATGACAAAACCTTGTCCAAGGAATATAAATTGTATTATTATACGGCACAGCAAGATTCGGCCAAAGTGATAGGTCAGCAATCCTCTGCTGGCGTACCCAAAAACTGGTGGGTTAGTGGCGATGCTTCGCTGAACTTCAGTGCAGATGGCCAGAAATTGTATCTCGGTCTGGCACCCATTCCATTGGTAAAGGATACCACTTTGGTTGAATTTGAACACGCTAAGTTGGATATTTGGCATTGGAAAGATGACTACTTGCAGCCCCAGCAATTGGTCAATCTGAAGCGTGACCAGGCTAGAAGTTTTGCTGCGGTTGTGTATCCGCAATCATCTGGAAGCATCATTCCTCTAAGTGATGAAACATTTAACCGTGTGATCACTACGGATTCTGGTAATGAAGAATGGGTGTTGGTCACCTCCGACTATGGAAACCGTATTCAATCTCAATGGGATCTTGGTACGCGTTCTAATATTTACAAGGTGTCTACAAAAACAGGGAAGAATGAATTGATTTTACCTAACTTAAGTGGACAAGCATATCTATCGCCAAAAGCGGAATATGCTGTTTTCTTCGATCGTGAAACGGGTAGCTGGCATAGTTATGATATCGGGAAAAATGTGAGAAAATCCCTGCACGAAGGCTTATACGTAGATTTTGTTGACGAAGAAAATGACGTTCCGGCACTTCCAGGATCTTACGGTCTGGCGGGATGGTCTAAAGATGGGCAAACAGTTTATATTTATGATCGCTATGATATTTGGGCCTTCGACTTATCGGGCAAGAAGCCATACATGATCACCAATGGCTATGGCCGAGCCAACAAAATTGAACTACGTACTTTACGACTGGCTCGGGAAGATAATCCGAGATGGCGCACGTCTTATTTATCGGACAAAGATCAGTTCCTAACCGCTTTTGATGAGACGACAAAGGAGAATGGCTTTTACAGCATAAATAGCACTAAGCGGAGCTCCGATCCTAAGAAAATCCTGATGCAACCTAAAACCTATCGTCGACTAATGGCTAATGCCGATTTATCGCAGGTGATCTATACCAAGGAGGATTATCAAAATTCGCCAGATCTTTATATTAACAATGCGAAGATGGATCAAGAGCGTCGACTAACGGAGATCAACACACAGCAAGACAGCTATAATTGGGGGACGGCTGAGTTGGTACGTTGGGAAACACCACATGGACATGCTGCTTCTGGCATTTTGTATAAGCCGGAAGATTTTGATCCTAATAAAAAGTATCCAATCATTGCCTATTTCTACGAAAAATTATCGAATGGTCTCTATGCATACCAAGCGCCAGCACCTACACCGTCACGACTGAATATTCCTTATTTTGTGAGCAACGGCTACTTGGTTTTCGCTCCAGATATTGCTTACGAAACCGGTTATCCGGGGCAAGCAGCAGAAGAATATATCAATTCGGGCATGCAAAATCTAGCACGTAGTAATAGCTGGGTCGATTCTACCAAGATGGGTATTCAAGGACAGAGCTGGGGCGGCTATCAAGTGGCGCACTTAATTACGCGCACCAATATGTATGCCGCTGCTTGGACTGGTGCACCTGTGGTGAACATGACGTCCGCCTATGGTGGTATTCGGTGGGGATCGGGCATGTCGCGCCAGTTTCAGTATGAGAATACACAAAGCCGGATCGGACAGACGCTTTGGGAAGCGCGTGATCTGTATATCGAAAACTCTCCGTTATTCTTTATGGATCGTGTAAACACACCGGTAGTAATCATGCATAACGATCAGGATGGCGCTGTGCCATGGTACCAGGGTATCGAAATGTTTACTGCATTGCGCCGTTTGCAGAAGCCTGTTTGGTTGTTGAACTATAATGGTGATGATCATAACCTTATTCAGAGACAAAACAGAAAAGATATTCAACAACGCGAAGTGCAATTTTTTGATCACTTCTTGAAAGGGAAGCCTGCTCCTGCGTGGATCTCGTCTGGCGTGCCAGCAATCCATAAAGGCATAGAGTGGGGGTTAGATATATAA
- a CDS encoding SIMPL domain-containing protein (The SIMPL domain is named for its presence in mouse protein SIMPL (signalling molecule that associates with mouse pelle-like kinase). Bacterial member BP26, from Brucella, was shown to assemble into a channel-like structure, while YggE from E. coli has been associated with resistance to oxidative stress.) produces the protein MKNTSIIISIIGAIALIVVAWIFSSAYRYKYNNSNTINVTGNAKMDFESDIVKWSASYSRKSADLSGASEQLGRDRDLVKNFLVQRGIQEKEIRFNAVNISREFSYHTDSQGNSSNTFTGYNLSQQVSIESKDLEKVDNASREISSLISQGVELSSNAPNYYFSGLEDLKLQLISQASENAKLRAQNIATESATSLGQLVKADLGIFQITGQNDNEEYSYGGAFNTSSRSKTANITVKASYLAR, from the coding sequence ATGAAAAACACCTCCATTATTATCAGCATTATTGGCGCCATTGCCCTTATCGTAGTGGCCTGGATTTTCAGTTCGGCATACCGGTATAAATACAATAATAGCAACACCATCAATGTAACGGGTAACGCAAAGATGGACTTTGAATCGGATATTGTAAAATGGTCCGCGTCATACAGTCGCAAATCTGCCGACCTGAGTGGAGCCTCTGAACAATTGGGTAGAGACCGGGATTTGGTCAAGAATTTTTTGGTACAGCGCGGCATCCAGGAAAAGGAAATCCGTTTTAATGCTGTTAATATCAGTCGCGAATTCAGCTATCATACCGATAGCCAAGGCAATAGTTCCAATACTTTTACCGGATACAACCTTTCTCAACAAGTTAGTATAGAATCTAAAGATTTAGAAAAGGTAGATAATGCTTCCCGTGAAATTTCTAGTTTAATTTCTCAAGGAGTTGAACTAAGCTCTAACGCTCCCAATTATTATTTCTCTGGCCTGGAGGATCTAAAGTTGCAATTGATCTCTCAAGCGTCTGAAAATGCAAAATTACGCGCTCAGAATATCGCTACCGAGTCGGCTACGTCTCTAGGACAGCTGGTAAAAGCAGATCTAGGAATTTTCCAAATTACCGGGCAGAATGATAATGAGGAATACTCTTACGGGGGTGCATTCAACACCAGTTCTAGAAGCAAAACAGCAAACATCACCGTCAAAGCCAGCTATTTGGCACGTTAG
- a CDS encoding MBL fold metallo-hydrolase, with protein MKLHTIDTGFFKLDGGAMFGVVPKSLWSRTNPPDSKNLCTWATRLLLIEDGNQLTLVDTGLGDKQDAKFFGHYDLHGDDTLDSSLAKHGFHRDDITDIILTHLHFDHCGGAIKRENDQLIPAFKNAQYWSNEKHWNWATIDPNPREKASFLKENILPIQESGQLNFIAEGQPFNEQINIRYAHGHTEAMMLPEIQYKGKTILYMADLLPSVGHIPIPYVMSYDVRPLVTMDERKEYWQEIVDKEYILYLEHDPINECCTLQQTEKGIRVKDTFKLSDL; from the coding sequence ATGAAGCTACACACAATAGATACCGGATTTTTTAAACTGGATGGCGGCGCCATGTTTGGCGTTGTCCCCAAATCCTTGTGGTCGCGCACGAATCCTCCCGATAGTAAAAACTTATGTACTTGGGCCACGCGCTTGTTGCTAATCGAAGATGGGAACCAACTCACACTAGTAGATACCGGACTGGGCGACAAACAAGATGCTAAATTTTTCGGTCATTACGATTTACATGGTGACGATACCTTGGATTCTTCGCTGGCTAAACACGGATTTCACCGGGATGATATTACAGATATCATCCTCACTCATCTGCATTTTGACCATTGTGGCGGCGCCATAAAACGTGAAAATGATCAATTGATTCCTGCATTTAAAAATGCCCAATATTGGTCTAATGAGAAGCATTGGAACTGGGCTACAATAGATCCGAATCCGAGGGAGAAAGCTTCCTTTTTAAAAGAGAACATCCTGCCCATTCAGGAATCTGGTCAGCTGAATTTTATCGCCGAAGGTCAGCCTTTCAATGAACAGATCAACATTCGCTATGCACACGGGCATACCGAAGCCATGATGTTGCCCGAAATTCAATATAAGGGTAAGACTATACTGTATATGGCAGATTTATTGCCTTCTGTCGGGCATATTCCTATCCCCTACGTTATGAGTTATGATGTGAGGCCATTGGTCACCATGGATGAACGAAAAGAGTATTGGCAAGAGATCGTGGACAAAGAATATATACTGTACTTAGAGCATGATCCAATTAATGAGTGTTGCACACTGCAGCAGACTGAAAAAGGTATCCGTGTAAAGGACACTTTCAAACTCAGCGATTTGTAA
- a CDS encoding porin family protein, with protein sequence MKKVLLTLGVAMLLAGAAQAQVSYGLRGGVNLGKISNLGDNQSNNTSFHVTGYADLPVAPNFSIQPGLSLQGKGTRFDSGNREGFASGNWSRNTMSLEIPVNAVYYIPTGYSGSIFLGAGPYVGFNLSGRDRFRGDVAGITGETERSLSFSGDDRDMNVIDAGVNFLAGYRFNGGLLLNAGYGLGLTNMIPANNNTTYANRVWSFGVGFQF encoded by the coding sequence ATGAAAAAAGTTTTACTAACATTAGGCGTAGCGATGCTATTAGCAGGTGCTGCACAAGCTCAGGTTTCTTACGGATTACGTGGTGGCGTTAACTTAGGCAAGATTAGTAATTTGGGAGACAATCAATCCAATAACACCTCTTTCCATGTAACAGGTTACGCAGATCTTCCTGTAGCACCCAACTTCTCCATCCAACCAGGATTGTCTTTGCAGGGTAAAGGAACGAGATTTGATTCTGGAAACCGAGAAGGATTTGCATCAGGCAATTGGAGTCGTAATACGATGTCTTTAGAGATTCCGGTTAATGCTGTTTATTATATCCCAACAGGTTATAGCGGAAGTATCTTCTTAGGTGCTGGACCCTATGTAGGTTTCAATTTAAGTGGCCGCGATAGATTTAGAGGTGATGTTGCTGGTATAACTGGAGAAACTGAACGCAGCTTAAGCTTTAGCGGAGACGACAGAGATATGAATGTGATTGATGCCGGTGTGAACTTTTTAGCTGGCTATCGATTTAATGGAGGGTTGTTATTGAATGCTGGTTATGGATTAGGTTTAACAAACATGATACCAGCAAACAATAATACCACTTACGCTAACCGCGTATGGTCATTCGGAGTTGGTTTCCAATTCTAG
- a CDS encoding pitrilysin family protein, with the protein MLNRAQAPQSHNIQGMSLVSPDHKVLENGLNVWIFQSKDQPLVKAEFVFKNRFDTLSENPLRNTALSALMKEGTSTLSSAQIAEAVDYYGAFLMPEFSFDYTSYTLYTLNKYVSQVLPLMYDILVDAQLPQQELDNFKRTNRQNLQISLEKNEFIAKRLFYQTLFGDNRYGAMITDESLQELDRLDLLALYTQQIQPANCTLFLSGNITAEVLADVSEFCGSKWGNTGDLKQSSIADQYQLSNQYNKEVLYEHRPDAVQSAIRLGRQSLRRTDPDFPALQFANTLFGGYFGSRLMRNIREDKGYTYGIGSSLVSLEHTGMLVISTQVGTEVTAAAMQEIQKEMNALQHDLAEETEINLVRNYMLGAMLGSLESIFSHADKFKAVHMSGLDLSYYDRYAEVLHSMNAEKVRTMAQRYLKYEDMVKIVVGKM; encoded by the coding sequence ATGTTGAATAGAGCACAAGCACCCCAATCGCACAACATTCAGGGAATGTCATTAGTAAGTCCAGATCACAAGGTGCTGGAAAATGGCTTGAATGTCTGGATCTTCCAATCCAAAGATCAACCATTGGTGAAGGCCGAATTTGTATTCAAAAATAGGTTTGATACGCTTTCAGAAAACCCACTGCGCAATACGGCGCTAAGTGCGCTGATGAAAGAAGGTACCAGCACGCTATCCAGCGCTCAAATTGCAGAAGCCGTAGATTATTACGGTGCCTTCCTGATGCCAGAGTTTAGCTTTGATTACACCTCATATACGTTGTATACACTCAATAAATATGTATCTCAGGTACTGCCGCTGATGTACGATATATTGGTCGATGCGCAGCTTCCGCAACAGGAACTAGATAATTTCAAACGTACTAATCGCCAGAATTTACAGATCTCTTTAGAGAAGAATGAATTTATTGCAAAGCGGTTGTTTTATCAAACTTTATTTGGTGATAATCGGTATGGTGCCATGATTACAGACGAGAGTTTGCAGGAATTAGATCGGCTAGACTTATTAGCACTGTATACGCAACAGATACAACCTGCGAATTGTACCCTATTCCTATCCGGAAATATCACAGCCGAGGTGTTAGCCGATGTGTCTGAATTTTGTGGCAGTAAGTGGGGAAATACCGGTGATCTTAAGCAAAGTTCAATAGCTGATCAGTATCAGCTCAGTAATCAGTATAATAAAGAGGTACTATACGAACATCGACCAGATGCGGTACAATCTGCCATTAGATTGGGTAGGCAAAGTCTTCGTCGCACAGATCCCGACTTTCCAGCACTGCAATTTGCCAATACGTTGTTTGGAGGTTATTTCGGATCCAGGTTGATGCGAAATATCCGGGAAGATAAAGGGTACACTTACGGTATTGGTTCATCCTTGGTAAGTTTAGAACATACGGGTATGTTAGTCATCTCCACACAAGTAGGTACGGAGGTCACTGCAGCAGCCATGCAGGAGATTCAAAAAGAAATGAATGCACTACAGCATGATTTGGCAGAGGAGACGGAGATTAATTTAGTGCGAAATTATATGCTTGGAGCCATGTTAGGCAGTTTGGAATCTATCTTTTCGCATGCAGATAAATTTAAAGCAGTGCATATGTCGGGTTTGGATTTAAGCTACTACGACCGTTATGCCGAGGTGTTGCATAGCATGAATGCTGAAAAGGTACGTACGATGGCGCAGCGTTATTTGAAATACGAAGATATGGTGAAGATCGTGGTAGGGAAGATGTAA